Proteins found in one Paenibacillus sp. FSL R10-2782 genomic segment:
- a CDS encoding alpha-N-arabinofuranosidase, with translation MKGSIVVHTDWEQGVINKNIYGQFAEHLGRCIYEGLWVGQDSPIPNTDGIRDDVVEALKKLNIPVLRWPGGCFADEYHWKDGIGPKENRKRMVNTHWGGVVENNHFGTHEFFQLCELLEAEPYICGNVGSGTVQEMSEWVEYMTFDGESPMAARRQENGREQPWKLKYFGVGNENWGCGGNMRPEYYADLYRRYQTYVRNYGDNRIYRIAGGANVDDYRWTEVLMREAGHLMDGLSLHNYTVPGTWEAKGQALGFDETEWFETMKKSLRMDELITRHSAIMDQYDPGKRVGMIIDEWGTWFMTEPGTNPGFLYQQNTMRDALVAGLHLHIFHDHHDRVQMTNIAQMVNVLQAMVLTEGPAMLLTPTYHVFEMFKVHQDAQALATHVTVGNYEYDGDSIPQVSVSASKAQDGTIHVSLCNVHPGEVASLNMELRGLENVKQISGVVLASDDMQAHNTFDQPEHVKTETFTSFQQKGQSLDVTLPPMSVVMLTIAL, from the coding sequence ATGAAGGGTTCTATTGTTGTGCATACAGACTGGGAGCAAGGCGTTATTAATAAAAATATTTACGGACAATTTGCCGAGCATCTTGGACGATGTATTTACGAAGGTTTGTGGGTTGGACAGGATTCTCCGATTCCAAATACGGACGGGATTCGCGATGATGTGGTAGAAGCGCTCAAAAAGCTGAACATTCCTGTACTGCGCTGGCCAGGTGGCTGTTTTGCCGATGAATATCATTGGAAGGACGGCATCGGTCCAAAGGAAAATCGCAAAAGAATGGTCAACACGCATTGGGGCGGTGTGGTTGAAAATAATCATTTTGGCACCCATGAGTTTTTCCAATTGTGCGAGTTGTTAGAGGCTGAGCCTTATATTTGTGGGAATGTTGGCAGTGGCACGGTGCAGGAAATGTCGGAGTGGGTAGAATACATGACCTTTGATGGAGAGTCCCCAATGGCTGCAAGGCGGCAGGAAAACGGACGTGAGCAGCCATGGAAGCTTAAATATTTTGGCGTAGGTAACGAAAACTGGGGCTGTGGCGGCAATATGCGTCCGGAATATTATGCCGATCTGTATCGTCGTTATCAGACATATGTCCGCAACTATGGTGATAACCGTATCTACCGGATTGCGGGCGGGGCCAATGTGGACGATTATCGTTGGACCGAAGTGCTGATGCGTGAAGCCGGGCATCTTATGGATGGCTTGAGTCTGCATAACTACACGGTCCCGGGTACCTGGGAAGCGAAAGGGCAAGCACTCGGTTTTGATGAAACGGAATGGTTTGAGACGATGAAAAAATCATTACGTATGGATGAATTGATTACACGCCATTCTGCTATTATGGACCAATATGATCCTGGTAAACGGGTAGGAATGATTATAGATGAATGGGGGACCTGGTTCATGACCGAGCCGGGTACCAATCCGGGCTTCCTGTATCAGCAAAATACGATGCGCGATGCGCTGGTAGCCGGACTGCACCTGCACATTTTCCACGATCATCATGACCGTGTACAAATGACGAATATTGCTCAAATGGTCAACGTTTTGCAGGCTATGGTTCTGACCGAAGGACCTGCTATGCTACTGACGCCGACATACCATGTATTTGAAATGTTCAAGGTGCATCAGGATGCACAAGCGCTGGCTACCCATGTAACCGTAGGCAATTATGAATATGATGGTGATTCCATTCCACAGGTGAGTGTGTCCGCTTCCAAGGCGCAGGACGGAACTATTCATGTGAGTTTGTGCAATGTCCATCCGGGCGAGGTGGCTTCCTTGAATATGGAGCTGAGAGGGCTGGAAAACGTTAAGCAAATTAGCGGCGTTGTGCTCGCCAGTGACGATATGCAGGCACACAATACATTTGATCAGCCGGAGCATGTGAAAACGGAAACTTTCACGTCCTTCCAGCAGAAAGGTCAGAGCTTGGATGTTACACTGCCACCAATGTCAGTAGTGATGCTGACGATTGCACTGTAG
- a CDS encoding Gfo/Idh/MocA family oxidoreductase, producing the protein MSKTLKIGIIGCGGIANGKHLPSLAKQKRAEIVAFCDIIQERAEEAAAKFGVEGSQVYSDYRKLLENKDIEVVHVCTPNDSHSEITVAALEAGKHVLCEKPMAKTAEQAREMLDAAKRTGKKLSIAYQNRYRNDSLYLKQLVEQGELGEIYLGKAIALRRRAVPTWGVFLDEEKQGGGPLIDIGTHALDLTLWLMDNYKPKSVLGSTFHKLGDRKNAANAFGPWNPEEFKVEDSAFGFITMQNGATIVLESSWALNVVEFGEAKTLLCGTEGGADMQDGLRINGEKNSRLFDTKIDLDAGGVAFYSGETENEADREARLWIEAILDDKEPLVKPEQALVVTEILEAIYESARTGKAVYFD; encoded by the coding sequence ATGTCTAAAACACTCAAAATCGGAATTATTGGTTGTGGGGGGATTGCCAACGGCAAGCATTTGCCTAGTCTTGCCAAGCAAAAACGTGCAGAGATCGTCGCTTTCTGTGACATTATTCAAGAACGGGCTGAGGAAGCGGCAGCAAAATTTGGTGTTGAAGGTTCACAAGTTTATAGCGATTATCGGAAGCTGCTTGAAAATAAAGATATTGAAGTCGTACATGTATGTACACCCAACGACTCGCACTCGGAAATTACGGTAGCTGCGCTTGAGGCAGGTAAGCATGTGCTGTGCGAAAAGCCGATGGCCAAAACCGCCGAGCAGGCTAGGGAAATGCTGGATGCCGCAAAACGTACAGGTAAAAAGCTGTCTATTGCGTATCAAAACCGTTATCGCAATGATAGCCTGTACCTGAAGCAATTGGTCGAACAGGGAGAGCTTGGTGAGATTTACCTGGGCAAAGCCATTGCTCTGCGTCGCCGCGCGGTTCCGACGTGGGGAGTGTTTTTGGATGAAGAGAAGCAAGGCGGCGGTCCGCTGATTGATATCGGGACGCATGCGCTCGACCTGACCCTCTGGCTGATGGATAATTACAAGCCTAAAAGCGTGCTGGGCTCTACCTTCCATAAACTTGGAGATCGTAAAAACGCGGCGAATGCCTTTGGACCGTGGAACCCTGAGGAATTTAAAGTGGAGGATTCTGCCTTTGGCTTTATTACCATGCAAAATGGAGCCACTATTGTATTGGAATCCAGTTGGGCACTGAATGTTGTAGAATTTGGCGAAGCCAAGACGCTGTTATGTGGGACTGAGGGCGGAGCCGATATGCAGGACGGTCTGCGTATTAACGGGGAGAAGAACAGCCGCTTGTTTGATACGAAAATTGATCTGGATGCGGGCGGTGTAGCCTTTTACTCTGGAGAAACGGAAAACGAAGCGGATCGCGAAGCCCGTCTGTGGATCGAAGCCATTCTGGACGATAAAGAGCCGCTTGTGAAGCCCGAACAGGCGTTGGTGGTTACTGAAATTTTGGAAGCTATCTATGAATCGGCTCGTACAGGAAAAGCTGTCTATTTCGATTAA
- a CDS encoding sugar phosphate isomerase/epimerase: protein MKLGVFMVLFGGRSLEEALDYVASQGLNAVEIGTGGNPGDKHCKPDELLDNETALKNFKKAVESRGLTISALSCHGNPLHPQKHLAQADHEAFLKTVRLAEKLEVPVVNTFSGCPGDHEDAKYPNWPVAPWPNDFQEVLKWQWENKIIPYWSEAGKFAADHHVKIGLELHGGFSVHTPATLLRLREAVGEVIGANLDPSHMWWQGIDPVQAVQILGRERAIHHFHAKDTTIDPINVNKYGLTDMQDYTNMLDRAWQFRTVGYGHDIKTWADIISALRLVGYDYVVSIEHEDGLMSVEEGFTKAVHNLRQVLIEEPLSEMWWV, encoded by the coding sequence TTGAAACTTGGAGTATTTATGGTATTGTTCGGCGGACGTTCACTGGAAGAGGCTTTGGACTATGTAGCATCTCAAGGACTGAATGCAGTAGAAATCGGCACAGGCGGTAACCCGGGCGATAAGCACTGTAAGCCGGATGAACTGCTGGACAACGAAACAGCTCTCAAAAACTTCAAAAAAGCAGTAGAGTCCCGTGGACTGACTATTAGTGCACTCAGCTGTCACGGTAACCCGCTCCATCCGCAAAAGCATTTGGCACAGGCCGATCATGAGGCGTTTCTTAAAACAGTTCGTTTGGCGGAAAAGCTGGAAGTTCCTGTTGTAAACACCTTTTCCGGCTGTCCGGGTGATCATGAGGATGCGAAGTACCCGAACTGGCCTGTTGCGCCGTGGCCGAATGATTTTCAGGAAGTGCTAAAATGGCAATGGGAGAATAAAATTATCCCTTACTGGAGCGAAGCTGGAAAATTTGCAGCGGATCATCATGTCAAAATTGGGCTGGAGTTGCACGGTGGCTTCTCCGTTCATACGCCGGCAACCTTGCTTCGTCTGCGTGAAGCTGTGGGGGAAGTCATTGGTGCCAATCTGGATCCAAGTCACATGTGGTGGCAGGGGATTGATCCGGTACAGGCGGTTCAAATTTTGGGCCGGGAGAGAGCCATTCATCATTTCCATGCCAAGGATACGACGATTGACCCGATTAATGTGAATAAATACGGTTTGACCGATATGCAGGATTATACGAATATGCTGGATCGTGCTTGGCAGTTCCGTACCGTCGGCTATGGACATGATATCAAAACCTGGGCGGATATTATTAGTGCTCTCCGTCTGGTGGGTTATGATTATGTAGTGAGTATTGAGCACGAGGATGGTCTGATGTCCGTCGAGGAAGGCTTTACTAAAGCCGTTCACAATCTTCGCCAGGTCCTTATTGAAGAGCCGCTGAGCGAGATGTGGTGGGTCTAA
- a CDS encoding AraC family transcriptional regulator yields the protein MSIVEPCQVLTAGYSFHRKPFYSNQPEGIKNYLFRLQTDGRCQARINGEMTRIEAGDLLLFNPTEPYELDIHSELNPMGEQVVESGDYHIFFGGSWVDEWWHHHKRPNRIKVQLTEALLGLFRQLVMEQRRISNPYPEISSYYMRILCLEFDRMLSEHPTSTHHSYLAYQIKNYIEENASSNFKLDDVSSHIGISVSRAVHLFKETFNTSIMQYTLDIRLNMARERIIFSPMSLEQAAESSGFANYTYFHRVFRSRFGMSPKEFRGIHREQL from the coding sequence ATGTCTATCGTCGAGCCTTGTCAGGTTCTTACCGCAGGCTATTCCTTCCATCGCAAGCCCTTTTATTCGAACCAGCCTGAAGGGATCAAAAATTATTTGTTTCGTCTACAAACAGACGGACGCTGCCAGGCCCGCATTAACGGGGAAATGACACGGATTGAGGCGGGTGACCTGCTGCTATTCAATCCGACCGAGCCTTACGAGCTGGACATTCACAGTGAGTTAAATCCCATGGGGGAACAGGTCGTGGAGAGCGGAGATTATCACATTTTTTTTGGAGGCTCCTGGGTAGATGAGTGGTGGCACCATCACAAACGGCCCAACCGCATCAAGGTCCAGCTTACCGAAGCACTGCTTGGCCTATTTCGGCAGCTTGTGATGGAGCAGCGGCGTATTTCTAATCCTTATCCGGAAATATCAAGCTATTACATGCGTATTCTTTGCCTGGAGTTTGACCGTATGCTGTCCGAGCATCCGACTTCCACCCATCATAGTTATCTCGCTTATCAAATTAAAAACTATATTGAAGAAAATGCTTCTTCCAATTTTAAGCTGGATGACGTGTCCTCACACATCGGCATCAGCGTATCCAGAGCTGTACATCTGTTCAAGGAAACATTTAATACGAGTATTATGCAGTACACACTGGATATCAGGCTCAACATGGCGAGGGAGCGCATTATTTTCAGTCCCATGTCTTTGGAACAGGCAGCCGAATCGTCTGGTTTTGCAAACTATACGTATTTTCACCGCGTATTTCGTTCCCGCTTCGGCATGTCGCCCAAGGAATTCAGAGGGATTCACCGCGAGCAATTGTAG
- a CDS encoding sugar phosphate isomerase/epimerase has product MAKVGLQLYTVREELEQDFEGTLRKVAELGYKGVEFHAFFGRSAKDVKALLDELGLEVVGTHVQYTRLLDHLEEEIAYHKELGNKYLIVPYLTEEQRQWDELFVNLNRIGEKVKEQGLVLAYHNHDFELTEKVGDRLVFDALYDAVSADLLQVEMDTCWVYYGGYDPVEYIGRYRGRLPIIHLKDMARDEQQKAVTVELGKGEVQLQAITEAAIEAGVDWVVVEQDFSSNPPIESIETSFKWLQQYAAQGGNIHV; this is encoded by the coding sequence ATGGCTAAAGTAGGATTGCAATTGTACACAGTAAGGGAAGAACTTGAACAGGATTTTGAAGGTACGTTGCGCAAGGTAGCTGAGCTGGGCTATAAAGGGGTTGAATTTCATGCCTTTTTCGGACGCAGTGCCAAGGATGTAAAGGCACTTTTGGATGAGCTAGGTTTGGAAGTTGTCGGAACCCATGTTCAATACACCCGTCTGTTGGACCATTTGGAAGAGGAGATTGCTTATCACAAAGAATTAGGGAATAAGTACCTGATCGTTCCTTATTTAACCGAGGAGCAGCGTCAGTGGGATGAGCTTTTTGTAAACCTGAATCGAATTGGTGAAAAAGTGAAGGAACAGGGATTGGTATTGGCTTACCATAATCATGATTTTGAACTGACGGAAAAAGTAGGTGATCGTCTGGTTTTTGATGCGTTATATGATGCGGTTTCGGCTGATTTGTTGCAGGTCGAAATGGATACTTGTTGGGTATACTACGGAGGCTATGATCCTGTGGAATACATCGGACGTTATCGTGGACGCCTGCCTATCATTCACTTAAAGGATATGGCACGTGACGAGCAGCAAAAAGCAGTTACCGTAGAGCTTGGCAAAGGAGAGGTGCAGCTTCAGGCCATTACAGAAGCCGCTATTGAGGCAGGCGTGGATTGGGTTGTTGTGGAACAGGATTTCAGCTCAAATCCTCCAATCGAAAGCATTGAAACCAGCTTTAAGTGGCTCCAACAATACGCAGCTCAGGGAGGAAATATTCATGTCTAA
- a CDS encoding Gfo/Idh/MocA family oxidoreductase — protein MKRMKAGIIGCGNISAVYLENLQNSPLIEVVAVADLLEERAKARANEFNIENAYKVDELLRQPEIELVFNLTVPGSHALTDMAILEAGKHVYSEKPLAVSLEDGKHVLDLAKAKNLRVGCAPDTFLGAGIQTARYAIQNGMIGQPVAATAFFMGRGPEWWHTDPEFFYAAGGGPMFDMGPYYLTSLIHVLGPVRRISSSVGIQIPDRYIHSGPKSGTPLRVQTPTHLAGTMDFHNGAIVTLITSFDIQGASDLPRIEIYGTEGTLILPDPNFFNGDVKLRRSGEETAELVEPLFECGKNERGIGAGEMVRAIRSEKNHRANVELAYHVLEAMHAFQRSSLEGKHITLESTFEPDEDLYHGTDITIHPS, from the coding sequence GTGAAACGAATGAAGGCCGGCATTATAGGCTGCGGTAACATTAGTGCGGTATACCTTGAAAATCTCCAAAACAGTCCGCTTATCGAAGTGGTGGCCGTGGCTGATTTATTGGAGGAAAGGGCCAAAGCGAGGGCCAATGAATTTAACATTGAAAACGCATACAAGGTAGATGAATTACTTCGTCAGCCCGAGATTGAGCTTGTTTTTAATCTGACCGTGCCTGGCAGCCATGCACTGACGGATATGGCGATACTGGAGGCAGGCAAACATGTGTACAGTGAAAAGCCTTTGGCGGTTTCCTTGGAGGATGGCAAACACGTTCTGGATCTAGCCAAGGCAAAAAACCTGCGTGTCGGCTGTGCCCCGGATACATTTCTTGGCGCAGGTATTCAGACTGCACGCTATGCCATACAAAATGGAATGATTGGGCAGCCCGTAGCCGCTACTGCTTTCTTTATGGGTAGAGGTCCCGAATGGTGGCATACTGATCCGGAATTTTTCTATGCCGCTGGAGGCGGTCCGATGTTTGACATGGGACCTTACTATTTGACGTCGCTGATCCATGTGCTGGGTCCGGTCCGGCGAATCAGCAGTTCAGTGGGCATTCAGATTCCTGATCGTTACATACATTCCGGTCCCAAAAGCGGTACACCGCTGCGGGTACAGACACCAACGCATTTGGCCGGAACGATGGATTTCCATAACGGAGCCATTGTAACGCTCATTACCAGCTTTGACATTCAGGGGGCGTCGGATCTGCCTCGTATTGAAATTTATGGTACGGAAGGAACCTTAATCCTGCCTGATCCGAACTTTTTTAACGGAGATGTCAAGCTTCGTCGATCTGGAGAGGAAACCGCAGAGCTCGTGGAACCTTTATTTGAGTGTGGGAAGAACGAACGCGGAATAGGTGCGGGTGAGATGGTAAGAGCCATTCGCAGTGAAAAGAACCATCGTGCTAACGTGGAACTGGCCTATCATGTATTAGAGGCTATGCACGCTTTTCAGCGCTCCTCATTGGAAGGTAAACATATTACGTTGGAAAGTACATTTGAGCCAGACGAGGATTTGTATCATGGAACAGATATAACGATTCATCCATCCTAA
- a CDS encoding Gfo/Idh/MocA family oxidoreductase, with translation MNKQPKTRVAIAGLGGIARKVYLPLLTAHEGVDIVGVMNRSQEPVSSIMEQYRLPRGTTDVKEMLAWEPEAVFIHAATEAHFDLVMACIEKGVAVYVDKPLSYDVRQNLEMTAFAEAQAVLLAVGFNRRFAPHYVAAKAWLEEAGGFSQCAAIKHRTGYDRRPATQTVYDDLIHMLDLLLWLGGDDYELLHSSLDTTSEGYMNVAFGSVRLGSASGSYSMNRQAGADMERLEMHGAGRSVEVTNMEQAIFMQKNKPPLSQPYGSWDTTLERRGFTGVVNHFLEHIYRPEECSVRAGGVLESHMLADELISRLND, from the coding sequence ATGAATAAGCAACCGAAAACAAGAGTAGCTATTGCAGGTCTGGGCGGTATTGCCCGCAAAGTGTATTTGCCGCTGCTGACTGCACACGAAGGTGTAGATATTGTAGGTGTCATGAACCGTTCGCAGGAGCCGGTTAGTTCCATTATGGAGCAGTACAGGCTGCCAAGAGGAACGACGGATGTGAAGGAAATGCTGGCATGGGAGCCGGAGGCTGTATTCATACATGCTGCGACCGAAGCCCATTTTGATCTGGTTATGGCGTGTATTGAAAAAGGTGTTGCGGTGTATGTGGATAAACCGCTGTCCTATGATGTGCGTCAAAACCTGGAAATGACCGCGTTTGCGGAGGCACAGGCTGTGTTGCTGGCGGTCGGCTTTAACCGACGTTTTGCCCCGCATTATGTAGCTGCTAAAGCGTGGCTGGAGGAAGCAGGCGGTTTCAGCCAATGCGCGGCGATCAAGCATCGGACTGGATATGATCGGAGACCTGCGACACAGACGGTTTATGATGATTTGATTCATATGCTCGATCTGCTTTTGTGGCTGGGAGGCGATGATTATGAGCTGCTGCATAGCAGTTTGGACACGACGAGTGAAGGATATATGAACGTTGCTTTCGGGTCGGTACGTTTGGGAAGTGCCTCTGGAAGCTATAGTATGAACAGACAGGCAGGGGCTGACATGGAGAGACTGGAGATGCATGGGGCAGGTCGTTCCGTCGAGGTGACCAACATGGAACAGGCTATTTTTATGCAAAAAAATAAACCGCCATTGTCACAACCATACGGAAGCTGGGACACAACCCTGGAAAGACGGGGATTCACTGGAGTGGTGAATCATTTTCTGGAGCATATTTATCGTCCAGAGGAGTGCAGTGTCCGTGCTGGTGGAGTGCTGGAAAGCCATATGTTGGCGGACGAGCTCATTAGCCGTTTGAATGACTAA
- a CDS encoding helix-turn-helix domain-containing protein — MEVQPQLTKMCPRFESAFSCLGKRWNGLIIQSMMSGPKRFKDISNLIPTMSDKMLSERMKDLENEGILIRHVYPETPVRIEYELTTKGRALQPVMEQIQYWAEEWIR, encoded by the coding sequence ATGGAGGTTCAACCGCAACTTACAAAAATGTGTCCGCGTTTTGAAAGTGCCTTTTCATGTCTGGGTAAGCGTTGGAACGGACTCATTATTCAATCCATGATGAGCGGTCCCAAGCGTTTTAAGGATATTTCCAATCTGATTCCCACAATGAGCGATAAAATGCTATCTGAACGGATGAAGGATCTGGAGAATGAAGGAATTCTTATACGTCATGTATACCCGGAAACTCCTGTCCGCATTGAATATGAGCTGACAACCAAAGGCCGTGCACTTCAGCCGGTCATGGAACAGATTCAATATTGGGCCGAGGAATGGATTAGATGA
- a CDS encoding Crp/Fnr family transcriptional regulator: MRNPANVMEARGNTCCFSEASFNRLQVMMKDRIMPESSHLFWEGDTADKLFYIKRGRVKVTKTTDEGKELILYMYQSGDLIGQADPFFGTKHSFSAEVLEDSDIGVVDHTDLELLICQHCDFAIDFMKWMGSHHRITQTKFRDLMMYGKPGALCSTLIRLCNTYGEPHGEHILIHKKITHTDLSNMIGATRESVNRMLSDLRKKNAVEYDNGMIVVKDLEMLQGVCHCELCPREICRI; the protein is encoded by the coding sequence ATGAGAAACCCTGCAAACGTAATGGAAGCCCGCGGCAATACCTGTTGCTTCTCGGAGGCCAGCTTCAACCGGCTGCAAGTGATGATGAAGGATCGGATCATGCCAGAAAGCTCACACCTGTTCTGGGAAGGAGACACAGCGGATAAGCTGTTTTATATCAAGCGCGGACGCGTGAAAGTAACAAAAACAACGGATGAGGGTAAGGAACTTATACTATATATGTACCAAAGCGGCGATCTGATTGGTCAAGCTGATCCATTTTTTGGTACCAAGCACTCCTTTTCTGCCGAAGTTCTGGAGGACAGTGATATCGGTGTTGTCGATCATACGGATTTGGAGCTGCTTATTTGCCAGCACTGTGATTTTGCCATTGACTTTATGAAATGGATGGGGTCCCACCACCGTATTACTCAGACCAAATTTCGCGATCTAATGATGTACGGGAAGCCCGGTGCTCTGTGCTCCACGCTAATCCGCCTGTGTAACACCTATGGAGAGCCTCATGGGGAACATATCCTTATTCATAAAAAAATCACTCATACCGACCTCTCCAATATGATCGGTGCCACCCGCGAAAGTGTAAACCGGATGCTGAGTGATTTGCGTAAAAAAAATGCAGTCGAATATGATAATGGCATGATTGTCGTAAAGGATTTGGAAATGCTGCAAGGCGTATGTCATTGTGAACTGTGCCCGCGTGAGATTTGCCGGATCTAA
- a CDS encoding class III extradiol ring-cleavage dioxygenase — MMPSLFLAHGSPMLAIEQTEYTAFLEQLGKSIRPKSIVIFTAHWETQALAISSIDDVYDTIYDFGGFPPELYAVKYPAYGSVELADKLKELYEQKGIDVQTDRVRGLDHGSWTLLHRMYPEADIPVVQISVNPFLSPKAQYAIGEVLRGLGEQDILVIGSGVTVHNLRIVKWGETKTEPWALDFDDWIIENVQSGDVEALDRYESEAPYARQAVPRAEHFVPLFIAMGSGDPANKAKVIHRSYEMGNLSYLCFQF, encoded by the coding sequence ATGATGCCATCTTTGTTTTTAGCCCACGGATCACCTATGCTTGCTATTGAACAGACAGAATATACTGCTTTTCTGGAGCAGCTTGGAAAGAGTATTCGCCCGAAGTCTATTGTTATCTTTACCGCCCATTGGGAGACGCAGGCATTGGCAATTAGTTCGATAGACGACGTTTACGATACGATTTATGATTTTGGCGGTTTCCCGCCGGAGCTGTATGCGGTTAAATATCCAGCGTATGGTTCGGTGGAGCTGGCGGATAAGTTGAAAGAATTATATGAGCAAAAGGGTATTGACGTACAAACGGACCGGGTGCGAGGGCTGGATCATGGGTCCTGGACACTTTTGCATCGTATGTATCCTGAGGCGGATATTCCGGTAGTCCAGATTTCCGTGAATCCGTTTCTATCGCCGAAAGCACAATATGCTATCGGTGAAGTGCTGCGGGGGTTGGGTGAGCAGGATATTTTGGTCATTGGCAGTGGTGTAACTGTTCATAATCTGCGCATCGTCAAATGGGGAGAAACGAAAACAGAGCCTTGGGCACTTGATTTTGATGACTGGATTATTGAAAATGTACAGAGTGGAGATGTAGAGGCTTTGGATCGCTATGAAAGCGAAGCCCCGTATGCTCGTCAAGCGGTACCGAGAGCTGAACATTTTGTACCGTTGTTTATTGCCATGGGGAGTGGAGATCCGGCGAATAAGGCCAAGGTCATCCACAGGAGCTATGAGATGGGGAATTTAAGTTATCTGTGCTTCCAGTTCTAA
- a CDS encoding ThuA domain-containing protein — protein sequence MINVTIWNEFLNEKLNDEAKRVYPDGIHKALADGLSSEGFAIRTATLRDDAQHGLGEEVLNSTDVLLWWGHKAHDQVSDEVTARVVKRVQEGMGLIVLHSGHFSKPFKALMGTSCNLKWRVAGEQEIIWSVNPSHPIAEGIDAKILLEHEEMYGEFFDIPAPDELVFISNFEGGEVFRTGCTFHRGSGKIFYFRPGHETYPTYYQPDILKVIANSIRWAHPTSIVQPVYGKSEPFRPLGGVLV from the coding sequence ATGATTAACGTCACCATTTGGAATGAGTTTTTGAACGAGAAGCTGAATGATGAAGCCAAACGGGTATATCCTGATGGGATACACAAGGCATTGGCTGATGGGCTGTCAAGCGAAGGATTCGCTATTCGAACGGCTACGTTGCGTGACGATGCCCAGCATGGTTTGGGAGAAGAAGTCCTGAATTCCACAGATGTGCTGCTGTGGTGGGGGCATAAAGCACACGATCAGGTGAGTGATGAAGTTACAGCCCGTGTTGTAAAGCGGGTACAGGAAGGCATGGGCTTGATCGTGCTGCATTCGGGACATTTTTCCAAGCCGTTTAAAGCCCTGATGGGCACAAGCTGTAATCTGAAATGGAGAGTGGCAGGCGAACAGGAAATTATTTGGTCCGTCAATCCGTCACACCCTATTGCGGAGGGCATTGACGCTAAAATTCTGTTGGAGCACGAAGAGATGTACGGTGAGTTTTTTGATATCCCGGCACCGGATGAATTGGTCTTTATCAGCAATTTTGAAGGTGGAGAGGTGTTCAGAACGGGTTGTACCTTTCATCGTGGCAGTGGTAAAATATTTTATTTCCGCCCGGGTCATGAAACGTATCCAACCTATTACCAGCCTGATATTCTGAAGGTCATTGCTAACAGTATTCGCTGGGCTCATCCGACAAGTATTGTTCAACCAGTTTATGGAAAAAGCGAACCTTTCAGGCCTCTCGGCGGTGTATTGGTATAA
- a CDS encoding TerC family protein, with the protein MDFLSIEFLTALLSIIIIDLVLAGDNAIVIGLAARNVEKANQKKVIIWGTVGAVVIRVIATVLVTYLLQIYGLRLIGGIALIYIAYKLLVEEKKHEISATNQMWAAIRTIIIADTMMGLDNVLAVAGAAHGNMLLVILGLAISVPIMVWGSTVILKLTERFPMVITIGAAVLAYTAAKMVVAEPLIAHWFTNGVVKYGFEALVVVLIVAIGMRVKKIKSEKTRKQALHA; encoded by the coding sequence ATGGATTTTTTGTCAATTGAGTTTTTAACTGCGCTATTATCAATCATTATCATTGATTTGGTGCTGGCTGGTGACAATGCGATTGTGATTGGTCTGGCAGCTCGTAATGTAGAGAAGGCCAATCAAAAAAAGGTCATTATTTGGGGGACGGTCGGCGCGGTCGTCATTCGTGTTATCGCTACGGTGCTGGTCACATACTTACTACAAATTTACGGCTTGCGTTTAATCGGAGGGATTGCGCTCATCTACATTGCTTACAAGCTGCTGGTTGAGGAGAAAAAACATGAAATCTCTGCAACCAATCAAATGTGGGCCGCGATTCGTACGATTATTATTGCCGACACCATGATGGGGCTCGACAATGTACTTGCTGTTGCAGGAGCAGCTCATGGAAATATGTTGCTTGTTATTTTGGGACTGGCGATTTCCGTTCCGATTATGGTATGGGGCAGTACCGTTATCTTGAAGCTGACCGAACGTTTCCCGATGGTCATTACAATTGGGGCTGCTGTGCTAGCCTACACTGCTGCCAAAATGGTAGTGGCTGAGCCGCTGATTGCACATTGGTTTACGAATGGGGTAGTCAAATACGGATTTGAAGCTCTAGTCGTTGTTCTGATTGTAGCCATTGGAATGCGTGTTAAAAAAATAAAAAGTGAAAAAACAAGAAAACAAGCGCTGCACGCCTAA